The sequence GAAACGCAAGCACTTCTACGAACATGAGGGGTTCCCTTTCGGTCCTCCTCAGATGACTGAGGAGCAGCGTCTTCCCAACCGTCTGGCGGAACTTGGCTTGAAGACAGAAGATGTGGATGTCGTCTTTTGCGGCCATCTCCACTTTGATCATGCCGGAGGTGTTTGTGAGTTCTGTAATGCCGAAGTCCATGTACATGAAAAGGAGCTCGAAGCAGCAAGAGAGCCTGCGGATGAAGCCTATTTTGCAGAAGATCTGGATTGCCCGATCAATTGGCGTATTTACAAAGGTGAGTATGACCTTGTTCCTGGTGTCCGTGCCATCGAGACACCGGGACACACGGCCGGTCATATGTCAATGATGATCGAACTGCCAAAGGGCAAACCGATCCTGCTTGCAGGGGATGCTGCAGACCTAAGTGAGAACCTTGAAAAAGAGATCGCTCCGGGTCTGTGTTGGCAGGATAATGAAGCTATGGCGATCGAGAGTATTCGTAAGCTTAAAGAGCTTGCATATCGTACAGGGGCAGAGATCTGGCCCAATCATGATATGCAGTATTTTGAATCTAAAAACCGTTTCCCACGGTTTTTTTCCTAAGGTATGAAAGAACCACTCTTTCCGTTTCATAAGACGGCTTATGAAATGTAAACGTTCGGGACGGCCCGTAAACTAATTCTAAGGACATAAAATGTTTACCAAAATATTAATCGCTAATCGCGGTGAGATCGCTTGTCGTGTCATACGTACACTGAAGAAGATGGATATTCGATCCGTTGTTGTCTATACGGCTGCTGATACTGACTCCCTTCATGTCAGTCTTGCTGATGAAGCATACTATATCGGTCATGGTGTTGCCAGTGAAAGTTACTTGGATACGGA is a genomic window of Sulfurovum sp. XGS-02 containing:
- a CDS encoding N-acyl homoserine lactonase family protein; translated protein: MTQVKKFWPILTGTHRYEKTLSTRGHGKGVIIDAPILAYLIETANGRILYDVGCDYNKIADEVKRKHFYEHEGFPFGPPQMTEEQRLPNRLAELGLKTEDVDVVFCGHLHFDHAGGVCEFCNAEVHVHEKELEAAREPADEAYFAEDLDCPINWRIYKGEYDLVPGVRAIETPGHTAGHMSMMIELPKGKPILLAGDAADLSENLEKEIAPGLCWQDNEAMAIESIRKLKELAYRTGAEIWPNHDMQYFESKNRFPRFFS